The following are encoded together in the bacterium genome:
- a CDS encoding cupin domain-containing protein, which produces MKTVRASAATGFFRVVAGTPRSQAATMVLQPGRATGGDDNVHATSDQWLYVIAGHGEATVDGRTVAVDAGHLLLIEAGERHEIRNTGDGLLVTVNVYAPPEY; this is translated from the coding sequence GTGAAAACGGTCCGCGCGAGCGCGGCCACGGGGTTTTTCCGGGTGGTGGCCGGCACGCCGAGGTCGCAGGCCGCCACGATGGTGCTCCAGCCCGGGCGGGCGACCGGCGGGGACGACAACGTCCACGCGACATCGGACCAGTGGCTCTACGTCATCGCCGGACACGGAGAAGCGACGGTCGACGGCCGCACCGTCGCCGTCGACGCGGGGCACCTCCTGCTCATCGAAGCCGGCGAACGCCACGAGATCCGCAACACCGGCGATGGGCTGCTCGTCACGGTCAACGTGTATGCGCCGCCGGAGTATTAA
- a CDS encoding alpha-ketoacid dehydrogenase subunit beta, translated as MAQLTYLEAIREGLRDEMRRDPRVFVLGEDVGVYGGAFKITDGFLDEFGPWRVIDAPLAESANVGAGIGAAVMGMRPVVEMQFADFVTDAFTQVVNVAAKFHWRTRTPLPLVLRMPYGGDVKGGPFHSQCMEAWFAHTPGLKIVAPAFAEDAKGLLVAAIRDPNPVMYFEHKHLYRYRREEVPDGEFVTPIGRARLVRSGTALSVLSYGWMLHKCVEAVDQVAPDGIAAEVLDLRTLAPLDREAILGSVRKTGKALIVHEAVRTGGIGGELAALIAEEAFDSLDGPVLRLASEDAPVPHNPGLEAAFQPTVAEIADAIRRLAAY; from the coding sequence GTGGCGCAGCTAACCTATTTGGAGGCGATTCGCGAGGGACTCCGTGACGAGATGCGGCGCGATCCCCGCGTCTTCGTCCTCGGCGAAGACGTCGGCGTGTACGGCGGCGCCTTCAAGATCACGGACGGATTTCTCGACGAGTTCGGTCCCTGGCGGGTCATCGACGCGCCGCTCGCCGAATCGGCGAACGTCGGCGCCGGGATAGGCGCGGCGGTGATGGGAATGCGGCCGGTCGTCGAGATGCAGTTCGCCGACTTCGTGACCGACGCGTTCACGCAGGTCGTCAACGTGGCGGCGAAATTTCACTGGCGGACCCGGACGCCGCTGCCGCTTGTGCTGCGCATGCCGTACGGCGGCGACGTCAAGGGCGGACCGTTTCACTCGCAATGCATGGAGGCGTGGTTTGCGCACACCCCGGGGCTTAAGATCGTCGCCCCCGCGTTCGCCGAGGACGCGAAGGGCCTCCTCGTCGCCGCGATCCGCGATCCCAACCCGGTGATGTACTTCGAGCACAAGCACCTGTACCGCTACCGGCGCGAGGAGGTGCCCGACGGCGAATTCGTCACGCCGATCGGACGGGCGCGCCTCGTCCGATCGGGCACGGCGCTCTCCGTGCTCTCGTACGGCTGGATGCTCCACAAGTGTGTGGAGGCGGTCGACCAGGTGGCGCCGGATGGGATCGCCGCCGAGGTGCTCGATCTTCGCACGCTCGCTCCGCTCGACCGCGAGGCGATTCTGGGCTCGGTCCGCAAGACCGGCAAGGCGCTCATCGTCCACGAGGCGGTCCGGACGGGCGGCATCGGCGGAGAACTCGCCGCCCTGATCGCGGAGGAGGCCTTCGATTCGCTTGACGGGCCGGTCCTCCGGCTTGCGAGTGAGGATGCGCCGGTGCCGCACAACCCCGGCCTCGAAGCGGCGTTTCAGCCGACGGTCGCCGAGATCGCCGACGCGATCCGCCGGCTGGCGGCCTACTGA
- a CDS encoding thiamine pyrophosphate-dependent dehydrogenase E1 component subunit alpha — protein MSTGRSGEPPRGANVETLRKADLPPPGRATLAPERLLELLYYMRLQRAIEDRGIKLYYQGRIPGAYFTGWGHEAIAAGATAALGPDDLLAPMHRDLAAYLMRGITAGEVFAQFLDREGGPTRGRDGNIHMGDPRRGVLPFISHMAASVPVAAGMALACRQRGEPRVVLTFFGDGATSTGAWHEGVNFAAVFRLPLVLVLENNQYAYSTPLDRQTAARAFVDKAVGYGIAGVAVDGNDLLAVYGAAKEAVDRAREGGGPTLIECRTMRVRGHSEADKSSYVPKALLDEWAGRDPIVLFEQRLRGDGVLSAEADEAMRARIARDVEDGLAWAETSPEPDPRTVAEGVYAEE, from the coding sequence ATGAGCACGGGACGTTCGGGAGAGCCGCCTCGGGGCGCCAACGTCGAGACGTTGCGCAAGGCCGATCTGCCCCCGCCGGGGCGCGCGACGCTCGCGCCGGAGCGCCTGCTGGAGCTCCTCTACTACATGCGCCTCCAGCGCGCGATCGAGGATCGCGGGATCAAGCTCTACTATCAAGGCCGGATCCCGGGCGCCTACTTTACCGGGTGGGGACATGAAGCGATCGCCGCCGGCGCGACCGCCGCGCTCGGTCCGGACGATCTGCTGGCTCCGATGCACCGCGACCTCGCGGCGTACCTCATGCGGGGGATCACGGCCGGCGAGGTCTTCGCGCAGTTCCTCGACCGGGAGGGCGGGCCGACGCGCGGACGGGACGGCAATATCCATATGGGCGATCCGCGGCGCGGCGTCCTGCCGTTCATCAGCCACATGGCCGCCTCGGTGCCGGTCGCCGCGGGCATGGCGCTCGCGTGCCGCCAGCGCGGCGAACCGCGGGTGGTGCTGACGTTCTTCGGCGACGGCGCGACGAGCACCGGCGCCTGGCACGAGGGGGTCAACTTCGCCGCGGTGTTCCGCCTGCCGCTCGTGCTTGTGCTCGAAAACAATCAATACGCGTACTCCACGCCGCTCGACCGGCAGACCGCGGCGCGGGCCTTCGTCGACAAGGCCGTCGGGTACGGCATCGCGGGCGTCGCCGTGGACGGCAACGATCTGCTTGCCGTCTACGGCGCGGCAAAAGAGGCGGTGGACCGGGCGCGGGAGGGGGGCGGTCCCACCCTCATCGAGTGCCGCACGATGCGCGTGCGCGGCCACAGCGAGGCCGACAAGTCTTCGTACGTGCCGAAGGCGCTGCTCGACGAATGGGCCGGCCGGGATCCGATCGTCCTGTTCGAGCAGCGGCTGCGCGGCGACGGCGTGCTGTCCGCGGAGGCCGATGAGGCGATGCGGGCGCGGATCGCCCGGGACGTCGAGGACGGGCTGGCGTGGGCCGAGACCAGCCCGGAGCCCGATCCCCGAACCGTCGCGGAGGGCGTGTACGCCGAGGAATGA
- a CDS encoding IclR family transcriptional regulator, which translates to MARAAGILRTLAGRREATLTDLARTVGIYKSTAHAILGTLTTFELVERDPETLRYRLGPALVLLGRAAQDPNELGVLARPHLVHLGRLSAETVALHARDGDGSVIVASEESPQRLKVTAPPGFRVPAYAGAVAKVLDAFDPAPRPVPPELPSFTARSITRPDRWGRELEKVRRAGFAIDDMEYQDGIRAISVPVFAGPPDRRELIAAYSIIAVASRVSAAALRRWLPALLASARGLAEGVRRSVEGAGQGAAT; encoded by the coding sequence GTGGCGCGCGCGGCGGGCATCCTGCGCACGCTGGCCGGCCGGCGCGAGGCCACGCTGACGGATCTGGCGCGAACGGTCGGCATCTACAAGAGCACGGCGCACGCGATCCTGGGCACGCTGACCACCTTTGAACTCGTCGAGCGCGATCCGGAGACCCTCCGGTACCGACTCGGCCCGGCCCTCGTGCTGCTCGGACGCGCCGCCCAGGATCCCAACGAACTCGGCGTGCTGGCGCGGCCGCATTTGGTGCACCTGGGCCGGCTCAGTGCGGAGACCGTCGCTCTGCACGCCCGGGACGGCGACGGTTCGGTTATCGTCGCCAGCGAGGAGTCGCCGCAACGGCTGAAGGTGACGGCGCCGCCGGGCTTTCGGGTGCCGGCCTACGCCGGCGCCGTGGCCAAGGTGCTCGATGCCTTCGATCCCGCGCCCCGCCCGGTGCCGCCGGAGCTTCCGTCCTTCACCGCGCGATCGATCACGCGTCCGGACCGGTGGGGCCGCGAACTCGAGAAAGTGCGCCGCGCGGGCTTTGCGATCGACGACATGGAGTATCAAGACGGCATCCGGGCCATCTCGGTCCCGGTCTTCGCCGGACCGCCCGACCGCCGCGAGTTGATCGCCGCGTACTCGATCATCGCGGTGGCATCGCGCGTGTCCGCCGCGGCGCTGCGGCGGTGGCTGCCGGCGCTGCTCGCCTCCGCGCGGGGGCTCGCGGAGGGAGTGCGCCGGTCCGTCGAGGGCGCGGGGCAGGGGGCGGCCACATGA
- a CDS encoding molybdopterin cofactor-binding domain-containing protein, translating to MAGEEFRIIGRPWRRVDGPGKAAGETVYADDLMLPRMLHGRLLRSHLPHARIRRLDAGRARAVPGVIAVITGADLPVKFGIMPSSQDEEALCRDTVRYVGDPVAAVAALDEETAERACGAIEIEYEPLTPVMSIEDAAAETAVRVQEYGDGPGPNVHKNVSLEFGDLASGFAAAEHVREDVFFFQGNTHLPMEQHSAVAQRDAGGRLTLWTSSQTPHYVHRALGKVLGLPMSAIRVIATPVGGGFGGKSDPFSHEICAAKLALVTGRPVKITLTREEVFYAHRGRHPVLMWIRTGVRRDGRITACHIRTFLDGGAYGSYGIATTYYTGALQPVTYRIPAYKFEGARFWTNKPPCGPKRGHGTPQPRFGIEIQMDKLAEDLGIDPATIRLVNTTAPFTRTVNHLRITSNGLRECLERVVAASGFRDKHGRLPAGRGVGLAVSTYLSGAGLPIYWNDMPHSEVQLRVDRGGGVTVYCGAIDIGQGSDSVLAGIVAEVLGLDPPEVSLVTADTDLTPIDLGSYSSRVTFMAGNAALAAATKARDLLCAAVSEHLEVDRDELVVGNHRVHAAGDPSRGVAFAEAAALAEAMFGTLTTVGSYRPPRLAGPYKGSGVGPSPAYSFTAAVVEAGVDRATGDVRVERVWIAHDIGRAINETLVIGQIEGSVYMALGEALMEEQTFRRGLHKIPSMLEYKSPTFLEMPPVETILVETNDPEGPFGAKEAGQGPLLPVIPAVANAVYDAVGVRIDEIPISPDKVLAALEQRAKGAPGRVGPRGVPAFPFRAPIVVEPPPEWERPWRSETAIAGGAQGPAARLHTGTDLDDARDVRRRMPECATDPDAEGGEDR from the coding sequence ATGGCCGGTGAAGAGTTCCGCATCATCGGCCGGCCCTGGCGGCGCGTGGACGGGCCCGGCAAGGCGGCGGGCGAGACGGTCTACGCGGATGACCTGATGCTCCCGCGGATGCTCCACGGCCGGTTGCTGCGCAGCCATCTGCCGCACGCGCGGATCCGCCGGCTCGACGCCGGCCGCGCGCGCGCCGTCCCGGGGGTCATCGCCGTCATCACCGGCGCCGATCTGCCGGTGAAGTTCGGCATCATGCCGAGCAGCCAGGACGAGGAAGCCCTGTGCCGCGACACGGTCCGGTACGTCGGCGACCCCGTGGCCGCGGTGGCCGCCCTCGACGAAGAAACCGCCGAGCGGGCGTGCGGCGCGATCGAGATCGAGTACGAGCCGCTCACGCCCGTCATGTCCATCGAGGACGCGGCGGCGGAGACGGCGGTCCGGGTGCAGGAGTACGGCGACGGGCCCGGCCCCAACGTCCACAAGAACGTCTCGCTCGAGTTTGGCGACCTCGCGTCCGGCTTCGCCGCAGCCGAGCACGTGCGCGAGGACGTGTTTTTCTTTCAGGGCAACACGCATCTGCCGATGGAACAGCACAGCGCGGTCGCGCAGCGCGACGCCGGCGGCCGGCTGACGCTGTGGACGTCGTCGCAGACGCCGCACTACGTGCACCGGGCGCTGGGCAAGGTACTGGGGCTGCCGATGAGCGCGATCCGCGTGATCGCCACGCCGGTGGGCGGCGGCTTCGGCGGCAAGAGCGATCCCTTCAGCCACGAGATCTGCGCCGCCAAACTGGCGCTGGTCACCGGCCGGCCGGTGAAGATCACGCTGACCCGCGAGGAGGTGTTCTACGCGCACCGGGGCCGGCACCCCGTGCTGATGTGGATCCGGACCGGGGTCCGGCGCGACGGCCGGATCACCGCCTGCCACATTCGGACGTTTCTGGACGGCGGCGCGTACGGCTCGTACGGCATCGCGACGACCTACTACACCGGCGCGCTGCAGCCCGTCACCTACCGCATCCCGGCGTACAAGTTCGAGGGCGCGCGGTTTTGGACGAACAAGCCGCCGTGCGGGCCGAAGCGCGGCCACGGGACGCCGCAGCCGCGATTCGGCATCGAGATTCAGATGGACAAACTCGCCGAAGACCTCGGGATCGATCCGGCGACGATCCGGCTCGTCAACACGACCGCGCCGTTCACGCGTACGGTGAATCACCTGCGGATCACGAGCAACGGCCTCCGGGAGTGTCTCGAGCGCGTGGTCGCGGCGAGCGGATTCCGGGACAAGCACGGGCGCCTGCCGGCGGGCCGGGGCGTCGGGCTCGCGGTGAGCACGTACCTGAGCGGCGCCGGGCTGCCGATCTACTGGAACGACATGCCGCACAGCGAAGTGCAGCTGCGCGTCGACCGGGGCGGCGGCGTCACCGTGTACTGCGGCGCGATCGACATCGGGCAGGGCAGCGACTCGGTGCTCGCCGGGATCGTCGCGGAGGTGCTCGGCCTCGACCCGCCGGAGGTCAGTCTCGTCACCGCGGACACGGATCTCACGCCCATCGACCTCGGATCCTACAGCAGCCGCGTGACCTTCATGGCCGGCAACGCGGCGCTCGCGGCGGCAACCAAAGCGCGGGACCTTCTGTGCGCGGCGGTCTCGGAGCATCTCGAGGTCGACCGCGACGAGCTCGTCGTCGGGAACCACCGCGTGCACGCGGCCGGCGATCCCTCGCGCGGGGTCGCGTTCGCCGAGGCGGCCGCGCTGGCGGAAGCGATGTTCGGGACGCTGACCACCGTCGGCTCGTACCGGCCGCCGCGCCTGGCCGGGCCGTACAAAGGATCGGGCGTCGGCCCCTCGCCCGCCTACTCGTTTACGGCCGCGGTGGTGGAGGCCGGCGTCGACCGGGCGACCGGCGACGTGCGGGTGGAGCGCGTGTGGATTGCCCACGACATCGGCCGCGCGATCAACGAAACGCTGGTGATCGGTCAAATCGAGGGCAGCGTGTACATGGCGCTCGGCGAGGCGCTCATGGAAGAACAGACGTTCCGCCGGGGCCTCCACAAGATCCCGTCGATGCTCGAGTACAAGAGCCCGACGTTTCTCGAGATGCCGCCGGTCGAGACGATCCTCGTCGAGACCAACGACCCGGAAGGACCGTTCGGCGCGAAGGAGGCGGGCCAGGGACCGCTGCTGCCCGTCATCCCGGCGGTCGCCAACGCGGTGTACGACGCGGTGGGCGTGCGCATCGACGAGATCCCGATCTCGCCCGACAAGGTCCTCGCCGCCCTGGAGCAGCGGGCGAAGGGGGCGCCGGGGCGTGTCGGGCCGCGCGGGGTCCCGGCGTTCCCGTTTCGGGCGCCCATTGTCGTCGAGCCGCCGCCCGAGTGGGAGCGGCCGTGGCGGTCCGAGACCGCCATCGCCGGCGGCGCACAGGGGCCGGCTGCGCGGCTCCACACCGGGACGGACCTCGACGACGCCCGCGACGTTCGTCGTCGTATGCCGGAGTGCGCGACCGATCCAGACGCCGAGGGCGGAGAGGACCGCTGA
- a CDS encoding pyridoxamine 5'-phosphate oxidase family protein codes for MEDPGRAREAEPKASRPQMDGYGVPPVSEGMLPWGWARERLVRSHNYWLTTARRDGAPHTMPVWGVWVNGAWYCSTGAGSRKGQNLAANPRCVVCNEDAAEAVIVEGVARRLPDSEIPPQVPVDYRAKYGWELEGSVFEVRPRVVFAMPEKQFPAGVTRWTFGQ; via the coding sequence ATGGAAGACCCCGGCCGTGCCCGGGAGGCCGAACCGAAGGCGTCCCGGCCGCAGATGGACGGCTACGGTGTGCCGCCGGTATCGGAAGGAATGTTACCGTGGGGCTGGGCGCGGGAGCGCCTCGTGAGATCACACAATTACTGGCTCACGACTGCGCGGCGCGATGGAGCACCCCACACGATGCCGGTGTGGGGCGTGTGGGTGAACGGCGCCTGGTATTGCAGCACAGGCGCCGGGAGTCGCAAGGGGCAGAATCTCGCGGCGAACCCACGCTGCGTGGTGTGCAATGAAGATGCGGCGGAAGCGGTGATTGTGGAAGGTGTTGCGCGCAGGCTACCCGACTCGGAGATTCCGCCTCAGGTACCCGTTGACTACCGGGCGAAGTATGGCTGGGAACTGGAGGGATCCGTGTTCGAGGTGCGACCGCGCGTGGTGTTTGCCATGCCCGAGAAGCAATTTCCCGCGGGCGTGACGCGCTGGACCTTCGGGCAGTGA
- a CDS encoding amidohydrolase/deacetylase family metallohydrolase, with protein MPDYDLLLTGGTVIDPDAEGEMRRLTADVAVAGERIAAVGPSLPRDGARRVVDVSGRLVTPGLIDLHTHVYWGGTSLGVDPDALSAASGVTTHVDAGSSGAGNFPGFRRHLIERARARILPFLNISFAGIFAFSRRVMVGESIDLRLLNVHEAVRVAAEHRDLVLGIKVRLGLVAGEGRGLAPLHLALAAAEALGVRMMVHTDMPPPTRREVLPLLRAGDILTHAFRPFPNGPTVDPPSEAEQAGVTGRILPELWEARERGVVIDIGHGMGSFSFESAEACLAQGFLPDVISSDVHALCIDGPAYDLPTTMSKLLSLGMPLERVIAAATTAPARAIGRTDLGALRPGGPADVTVLDDQTGAFPFMDVTGRTMTGRRRLVPVLTVIGGQILEAEEPRPAR; from the coding sequence ATGCCGGACTACGATCTCCTGCTGACGGGCGGCACGGTCATCGATCCCGACGCGGAGGGCGAGATGCGCCGTCTGACCGCCGACGTGGCCGTCGCGGGCGAGCGTATTGCCGCCGTGGGACCGTCACTCCCCCGGGACGGCGCGCGCCGCGTCGTCGATGTGTCCGGCCGGCTCGTCACGCCGGGATTGATCGACCTGCACACCCATGTCTATTGGGGCGGCACGTCGCTCGGCGTGGATCCGGACGCGCTGTCCGCCGCGTCCGGCGTGACGACGCACGTCGATGCCGGAAGCAGCGGCGCCGGCAACTTCCCCGGCTTCCGGCGCCACCTGATCGAGCGCGCGCGCGCGCGGATTCTGCCGTTCCTCAACATCAGCTTTGCCGGCATCTTCGCGTTCTCGCGCCGCGTGATGGTGGGAGAATCGATCGACCTGCGCCTGCTCAACGTCCACGAAGCCGTGCGCGTCGCCGCGGAGCACCGCGACCTCGTGCTCGGGATCAAGGTGCGCCTCGGCCTCGTCGCGGGTGAAGGGCGGGGGCTCGCGCCGCTGCACCTGGCCCTCGCGGCCGCCGAGGCCCTCGGCGTGCGCATGATGGTACACACCGACATGCCGCCGCCAACGCGCCGCGAGGTGCTGCCGCTCCTGCGCGCCGGCGACATCCTGACCCACGCCTTCCGGCCGTTTCCCAACGGGCCGACCGTCGACCCCCCCTCTGAAGCGGAGCAGGCCGGCGTCACCGGCCGGATCCTCCCCGAGTTGTGGGAGGCCCGGGAGCGCGGCGTCGTGATCGACATCGGCCACGGCATGGGAAGCTTTTCGTTCGAGAGCGCCGAGGCGTGCCTCGCACAGGGCTTCCTGCCCGACGTGATCAGCAGCGATGTGCACGCGTTGTGCATCGACGGCCCGGCCTACGACCTGCCGACCACGATGTCCAAGCTGCTGAGCCTCGGCATGCCGCTCGAGCGCGTGATCGCCGCGGCGACGACGGCACCGGCCCGGGCCATCGGCCGGACCGATCTCGGCGCGCTGCGCCCGGGCGGACCGGCCGACGTGACCGTGCTCGACGACCAGACCGGCGCGTTCCCGTTCATGGACGTCACGGGCCGCACGATGACCGGACGGCGCCGGCTCGTCCCGGTGCTGACCGTGATCGGCGGACAGATCCTCGAGGCGGAGGAGCCGCGCCCGGCACGCTGA
- a CDS encoding (2Fe-2S)-binding protein, with amino-acid sequence MKVALALRINGETRDLIAPVHKTLLEVLREDLALTGTKHGCELGECGTCTVLVDGEPVLSCLALPVEVQDREITTIEGVAAAGEPHALQTAFAELGAAQCGYCTPGILLAAKALLDRDPAPSREDAARWLAGNLCRCTGYLKILEAVDLAAERLRDAPPARPMGGAASAAAKAPVR; translated from the coding sequence ATGAAAGTCGCGCTCGCGCTCCGCATCAACGGCGAGACGCGCGATCTGATCGCGCCGGTGCACAAGACACTCCTCGAAGTGCTCCGCGAAGATCTCGCGTTGACGGGCACCAAACACGGCTGCGAGCTGGGCGAGTGCGGCACGTGTACGGTGCTGGTCGACGGAGAACCGGTGCTGAGCTGTCTTGCCCTTCCCGTGGAGGTGCAGGACCGCGAGATCACCACGATCGAGGGCGTGGCGGCCGCGGGCGAACCGCACGCCCTGCAGACGGCGTTCGCCGAGCTCGGCGCCGCGCAGTGCGGGTACTGCACGCCCGGCATCCTGCTGGCCGCCAAGGCGCTGCTCGACCGCGATCCCGCGCCGTCGCGTGAGGATGCCGCGCGCTGGCTGGCCGGCAACCTCTGCCGCTGCACGGGCTATCTCAAGATTCTCGAGGCCGTCGATCTCGCCGCGGAGCGCCTCCGGGACGCACCGCCGGCCCGTCCGATGGGCGGCGCGGCATCTGCCGCCGCGAAGGCGCCGGTGCGCTGA
- a CDS encoding xanthine dehydrogenase family protein subunit M, with protein MLRLPPFTYLAPRTLEKAIGFLGETAPNGMPVAGGTDLYPNMKRRQFEPKTLVGLRGIPELRRLAGDPGRGMTVGACVTLTHLAASPGVATGYRALALAAGAVSTPPLRNMGTIGGNLCLDTRCNYYNQTYHWRKSIGFCMKKDGDICLVAPGSPRCWAISSTDTAPAAIALGAEFRLAGPGGERTVPAAAFYRDDGMQYLAKSPEELLVEVILPPADGWRSTYWKLRRRGSFDFPILGVAAALRFDPDGRIVEARIVLGGVASRPVGAPQAAALLRGQRPAEDLLAQAAQAASQPSRPLDNADLTIGYRKKMTRVYVERALRELAGLPYEGAPGGGGPH; from the coding sequence ATGCTGCGCCTTCCGCCGTTCACGTACCTTGCGCCGCGCACGCTCGAAAAGGCGATCGGGTTCTTGGGCGAAACGGCCCCGAACGGCATGCCGGTCGCCGGCGGCACGGACCTCTACCCCAACATGAAGCGCCGGCAGTTCGAGCCCAAGACGCTTGTGGGACTACGCGGCATTCCTGAGCTGCGCCGCCTCGCCGGCGATCCCGGCCGCGGCATGACGGTGGGCGCGTGTGTCACGCTGACCCACCTTGCCGCCTCTCCCGGTGTCGCGACCGGATATCGCGCCCTCGCGCTCGCCGCCGGCGCAGTCAGCACGCCGCCGCTCCGCAACATGGGCACGATCGGCGGCAACCTCTGCCTCGATACGCGGTGCAACTACTACAACCAGACATATCACTGGCGCAAGTCGATCGGCTTTTGCATGAAGAAGGACGGCGACATCTGCCTGGTGGCGCCGGGCAGCCCGCGCTGTTGGGCGATTTCGTCCACCGACACCGCGCCCGCCGCGATCGCGCTCGGCGCGGAGTTCCGTCTCGCCGGGCCGGGCGGCGAGCGCACCGTCCCAGCCGCCGCGTTCTACCGCGACGACGGGATGCAGTATCTCGCCAAATCACCCGAGGAATTGCTCGTCGAGGTGATCCTGCCGCCCGCCGACGGATGGCGTTCCACATACTGGAAACTGCGGCGGCGCGGGTCGTTCGATTTCCCGATCCTCGGCGTCGCGGCCGCGCTCCGCTTCGATCCGGACGGCCGCATCGTCGAGGCGCGGATCGTGCTCGGCGGCGTCGCCTCGCGCCCCGTAGGAGCCCCGCAGGCGGCGGCGCTCCTGCGCGGGCAGCGTCCGGCCGAGGATCTGCTGGCGCAGGCCGCGCAGGCCGCGTCCCAGCCCTCGCGACCGCTCGACAACGCCGATTTGACGATCGGCTACCGCAAGAAGATGACGCGGGTGTACGTGGAGCGCGCGCTACGGGAACTGGCCGGGTTACCCTATGAGGGCGCGCCGGGCGGGGGAGGGCCGCACTGA